The genomic stretch GTGCTCGGTGCGGAGGCCCACGTGGAACCCCTCGGTGACACCCCCGTCGAGGTCTGGGAGACCGACGAACCGTCCGCGCGCGGCGTCGAGGGCCTCGAACGGATGCGACTCGTCCGCGACGACATCGCCGCCCGGATCACCGGACTGGTCGAGCGGTTGCGGCGCTGAGGGTCCCGACGCCGCCCGACACGCAGCCGGCCGTCAGCGCGCCCGGCGGAACGGGACCACGACCGGTCCGCGGGACCCGGACGGCGCGCTCCCGACGGTGACCTCCGGAGGCACCTCGACGGTCTTCCCCGTCCCCCCGGTTCCAGGGGGTGCTCACTCGTGCGGACTGAGGGGGCGGTGGCGCGTCGCCACGGGGGGAGGTACGACGCGCCGCCGCCCTGCACGAACGAGCATACGGCTGCCCGTTCGGTCAGGGAGCGTTTCGGTGAGACCCGGCCCGGGTCAGGGAAGCAACAGGTCCCGCCGCGCCAGGACCACCTCGCGGAACGCCGCCGCCACCCGCGGGAGCTCCTCGTCGCGCCGGACCAGTCCCAGCACGCGGGTGGAGGCCGGGCCGGTGAGCGGTCGTTCCACGACCCCGGCGAACGCCTCGGACGTGCCGCGCTGCGCCGCCGGCAGCAGGGCCACGCCGAGACCCGCGGCCACCAGGCCGCGCAGGGTGTGGCTGTCCTGCCCCTCGAACGCCACGCGGGGGACGACGCCGTGGTGGGCGAAGAGCACCTCGGCGGCCTCGCGCAGCCCGTACCCGGGTTCGAACAGCACGAACTCCTCGTCCGCGACGGCCGCGAGGTCGACGGGACCCGCGACGGCGAGCGGGTGGTCCTCCGGGAACCCCACGACCAGGGGCTGCTCGACGAGCGGATCGCTGCGCAGGCCCGGGCGGTCCGGGACGGGGGAGGTGAGGACGAGGTCGACCTCCCCGGCGGTCAGCTGGTCCAGGACGCCGCCCGCCGCCCCCTGGTGGAGCTGGAACCGCACGCCGGGGTGCTCCTGCCGGAACGCCCGGACGAGCCCGGGGACGGCGGCCGCGCCCAGCGTGTGCAGGAACCCGAGCGAGACGCGGCCGGTGTCGACGGCGTCGTCGTCGCGGACGGTCCGCACCCCGCGGTCCAGCTCGGCCAGCGCCCGCCCGGCCACGTCCGCCAGCGCCCGCCCCGCGGCCGTCAGGCGGATGCCCCGGCCGTCCGGCACCACGAGGGGCACCCCGACCGCCCGCTGCACCCGGGCCAGCGCGCGACTCACCGTCGGCTGCTGCAACCCCAGCACCTCCGCCGCCCGGGTGACGTGCCGGGTCTCGCCGACGGCCGCGAGCACCCGCCACGGCCCCGCCAGAGCCTCCACCTGGTCCACCCGTGAAGTGTGCATGATTCAGGCCCGATCGAGGCATTGGACGCATGGGTCGACCGTTCCTACCGTCGAGGGGTGAGTCTCGACGCCCGCACCGGCACCCCGCCCTGGCTGGGGCACGAACGCGGCACCCCCGGCTACCGACGGATCGTCGTCGCGCTGTTCGCCGCCGGGGTCGCCACCTTCGCCCAGCTCTACTCGGTGCAGTCCGTGCTGCCGGCGCTCGCGGACGGTCTGCACCTCGGCGCCTCCGAGGCCGCCCTCGGAGTGTCCGTCGCGACCGGGGCGCTCGCCGTCTCGGTCGTCGGCTGGAGCGCCGTCGCCGACCGCGTCGGGCGGGTCCCCGCGATGGTCGCCTCGGTCGTCCTGGCCAGCCTGCTCGGCCTCGCCGTCCCGCTGGCCGCCTCGCTCGGCCCGCTGCTCGTCCTGCGGGCCCTGCAGGGCGCCGCGCTCGGCGGGCTGCCCGCCGTCGCCATGGCCTACCTCGCCGAGGAGGTCCACGCCCGCGAGGTCGCGCTCGCCGCCGGGGCCTACGTCTCGGGGAACTCCGTCGGCGGGCTCACCGGCCGGATCGTGTCCTCCGGCGTCGCGGACCTGTTCGGCTGGCGGTGGGGCGTGGCCGCCGTCGCCCTCGTCGGGATCTCCGCGACGGCCGTGTTCTGCCTCCTCGTCCCGCGGTCGCGGGGTTTCGTCCGGCACCGCCGCGTGACCGGCCCGCCGCTGCGGGACCGGTTGCGACGCGCGCTGTCCGACCCCGCGCTGCTCGTCCTCTACGCGCAGGCGCTGCTCCTCATGGGCGGGTTCGTCACGGTCTACAACTACCTCGGGTTCCGGCTCCTGCAGGCGCCGTTCTCCCTGTCCCAGACCGTCGTCGGGCTGCTGTTCGTCGTCTACCTCGCCGGCACGCTGAGCTCCTCGGTCGCCGGGCGCCTGGCTGCGCACGGCCGGCTGCGGGTGCTGCTGGGGTCCGTGGCGGTGTTCGCGGCGGGCTGCCTGTTGACGGTGTCGGCGCAGCTCGCGCTCGTCGTGGTCGGGCTGGTGCTGCTCACGGCCGGTTTCTTCGCCGCGCACGCCGTCGCCAGCGGATGGGTCGGGGCACGCGCCGAGCCGGGCGTGCGGGCGCAGGCCTCGGCGCTCTACACGTTCGCCTACTACGCGGGCTCCAGCGTCGTCGGCTGGCTCGCGGGCTTCGCCTTCTCCGGCGGCGGCTGGGTCGTCGTGGTCGGCGTCGTCACGGCCCTCGCCGCCGTGGCCGCGGTCCTGGCGGCCCTGGGCCTGCGGGGTCGGACCCCGGCGGGCAGCATGGGGGCGTGATCGAGGAACTCGCCGACCTGGTCGGTGCGGGCGGAGTCTGCGTGCTCGAGGGCGCGGGCATGTCGACCGGATCGGGGATCCCCGACTACCGCGGCCCGAACGGCTCCCTGCAGCGGCACACGCCCATGACCTACCAGCAGTTCACCGGGTCGGCCGAGAACCGCCGCCGCTACTGGGGTCGCAGCCACGTCGGGTGGGAGCACTTCCGCCGGGCGCTGCCGAACGACGCGCACCGGACCGTGGCCGCGCTGGAGCGGGCCGGCCTGGTGACGGGGGTCATCACCCAGAACGTCGACGGACTCGACCTCGCGGCCGGCACGCGCGAGGTCGTCGAACTGCACGGCAACCTCGACCGCGTCGTCTGCCTGCACTGCGGCGAGGTCACCGACCGGGCCGAGCTCGCCGACCGCCTGACCGCCGCCAACCCGGGGTTCACCGCCCGGGTCGAGGAGTTCCAGGCGCTCAACCCCGACGGCGACGCCGACCTCACCGACGCCCAGCTCGAGGGTTTCGCGACGGTGCCCTGCCGCCGGTGCGGCCAGGACGCGCTCAAGGCCGACGTCGTGTTCTTCGGTGAGACGGTGCCGAAGGACCGCGTCGAGCGGTGCTTCGACCTGCTCGACGCCTCTCGGTCCCTGCTCGTGCTGGGGTCCTCCCTCGCGGTCATGTCGGGCTACCGGTTCGTGCTGCACGCGGCCAAGCACGACCAGCCCGTGGCGATCGTGACGGCCGGTCCGACCCGGGGGGACGAGAAGGCGGCTGTCCGCCTCGACGCGTCCCTCCAGGACGTCCTGCCCGACCTGCGTCAGCGGCTCGGGCTCCGACGCGACTGGCCGTAGCCCGCCAGTCCCTCGGCGACGCGGGCGATCTCGTCCGCGGCCAGCGTCCGGACCGGCAGCCCGGTGGCCATGGCCCGCAGCTGCACGTCGCACACGTACTCCAGGTAGGCCACCAGGCTCAGCGTCTTCGCCAGGTCGTTCCCGACGACGACCGCCCCGTGGTTCCCCATGAGCGCCGCGGTCCTGTCCCGCAGGGCATCGGCGACACCCGTGGCGAGGTCGTCGGAACCGAACGTGGCGTACGGGGCGACGCGGATCCCGCCGCCGAACAGGGCCGTGTAGTAGTGCGACGCGGGCACCTCGTCGACCAGGGTGGAGAGAGCGGTCGACGCCGGGGCGTGCGTGTGCACCACGGCCGTGTGGGCGGAACTCTCGTACACGGCCAGGTGCAGGGGGAGTTCGCTGGAGGGTTTCAGCGGGGCGTCGACGGGTTCGCCGTCCATGCGGTGCACGCCGACGTCGGCCCCCGTCATGGCCTCGTAGTCCAGCCCGCTGGGGGAGATCACGACGAGGTCGCCGACGCGCACCGACACGTTCCCGGCCGTACCGACGACGAGGCCGTCGCGGGCGAGCGCCTTGCAGGTGTCCGCGACCTGCTGCCGCACGGGCGCGAGGTCGTCCAGGGGCCGGTTCACGGCTGCATCCCCGGCTGCAGGATGAACTTGGAGCCGCGGCCCGCGGCCATGTCCTCGAGGCTGTCCACGAGCGCCTCCAGCGGCCGCACCTCGGTCACGAGCATGGTGCCGTCGACCTTGCCGGTGCTGAGGAGTTCCACGGCCGTGCGGACGTAGTCGGGGGTGTGGTGGAACACGCCCTTGAGCGTGTACTCCTCGTAGTGCATCGCCGAGGAGTCCACCGAGAACGGCGCTCCCTTGGGGGTTCCGCCGAAGAGCACCGCGGTCCCGCCCGGGCGCAGGGTGCGGACGGCCTGCTCCCACACGGCGGGCAGCCCGACCGCCTCGATCGAGACGTCCGCGCCGCGCCCGCCGGGAGTGCGAGCCTTGATCGCCGCGACGCGGGAGTCCGGATCCGGCAGGTCGCTGAGGTCGATCGTCTCGACGGCGCCGGCGGCCCGGGCCTGTTCCAGCCGCCACGGCGTCTGGTCGACGGAGACGACGCTCGCCCCGCGCAACGTGGCGAGGCGGGTGAACATCAACCCGATGGGCCCCGCGCCGTGGACGACGACGGTGTCCCCGAGGGAGATCCCGGACTCGTCGATGCCGTGGACGACGGTCGCGAGGGGTTCCAGCGGGGCCGCCGCCTCGAAGGACAGGCTGTCGGGCATGACGTAGGTGTTGCGCGCCACGATGGCCGCGGGGATCACGACCTGCTCGGCGAAGGCGCCGTTGAGGAACTCCAGGTTCTCGCAGAGGCTGAGCCGTCCGCGCGTGCAGGCCCAGCAGTGCCCGCACGGGGCGGTGTTCGCCGCGACGACGCGCTGGCCGGGGGAGAACCCGGTGACACCGTCGCCGACGGCGCGCACGACGCCCGCGAACTCGTGGCCGAACCGCGAGGGCAGGACGGGGAACAGCTTGGGGTGACCGCGCCGGTAGGACTTCAGGTCCGTGCCGCAGGTGGCGGCGGCGCGGACGTCGACGAGCACCTCGCCCGGGCCGGGTTCGGGGTCGGGGACGTCCTCCATCCGCAGGTCGCCGGGGCCGTGGAAGATGGCGGCTCGCACTGGGTCTCCTCTGGGTGGACGGTGAGGGTCAGACGTGCAGCGCGTGCAGGACGTCGCGCAGCGTCGGGTACAGGGACTTGTAGAGCGGCAGGAGGGCTTCGTAGCGCTGCACGTTCTCCGGCAGGGGTTCCACGACGTCCTCGAAGCTGGTGAGGGCGTGCGAGGCGGTCGCGAGGTCCGGGTGCTCGCCGAGGGTGGTGAGGGCGACGACGGCCGCGCCGAGGGCGCTGATCTCGCCGTCGGCCCGCTTGTGCAGGCGCCGGCCGAGGACGTCGGCGAGGATTTGGCCCCACAGGGGGCTGCGCATGCCGCCGCCGATCGCGCGGATCGACCGCACGGGGCGACCCGTCGCCTCCTCCAGACCGTCGAGCTGCGTGCGCAGCTCGAACGCGATGCCCTCCAGCAGCGACCGGTACATGTGCGCGCGCGTGTGGAACCCGCGCCAGCCGAGGACGGCGCCGGAGGACAGGGCGTCCCAGTGCGGGGTCTGCGTCGCGTTCCAGTGCGGCAGCGTCAGCAGACCCTCCGAACCCACCGGGACGGCGGCGGCCGCGGCCTCCAGTTCGGGGTCCGGGCGGCCGTCCGCTCCGGCCTCGCCGAACTCCCTGCGGAACCAGGTGGACAGGAACGTCCCCGAGGAGGAGAACGTCTCCAGCGTCCGCTGCCCCGCGAACGCGGACACCATCGTCCGGTAGGCGCGGGAGGGCCGGTACTCCTCGTGCTGGGCGCCGATGACGACGGCCGTGCCCATGACGAGGTAGGCGTCACCGGGTTCCGTGACACCGACACCGAGGCCGGCGGCCTGGCCGTCGCCGAGGCCCGCGACGACCACGGTCCCCGCGGCGAGGCCCCACGCCTGCCGCACGACGGGCAGGAGTTCCCCGAGGTCCGCGCCGACGGGAGCGAGGTCCGGC from Kineococcus endophyticus encodes the following:
- a CDS encoding LysR substrate-binding domain-containing protein, yielding MDQVEALAGPWRVLAAVGETRHVTRAAEVLGLQQPTVSRALARVQRAVGVPLVVPDGRGIRLTAAGRALADVAGRALAELDRGVRTVRDDDAVDTGRVSLGFLHTLGAAAVPGLVRAFRQEHPGVRFQLHQGAAGGVLDQLTAGEVDLVLTSPVPDRPGLRSDPLVEQPLVVGFPEDHPLAVAGPVDLAAVADEEFVLFEPGYGLREAAEVLFAHHGVVPRVAFEGQDSHTLRGLVAAGLGVALLPAAQRGTSEAFAGVVERPLTGPASTRVLGLVRRDEELPRVAAAFREVVLARRDLLLP
- a CDS encoding MFS transporter gives rise to the protein MSLDARTGTPPWLGHERGTPGYRRIVVALFAAGVATFAQLYSVQSVLPALADGLHLGASEAALGVSVATGALAVSVVGWSAVADRVGRVPAMVASVVLASLLGLAVPLAASLGPLLVLRALQGAALGGLPAVAMAYLAEEVHAREVALAAGAYVSGNSVGGLTGRIVSSGVADLFGWRWGVAAVALVGISATAVFCLLVPRSRGFVRHRRVTGPPLRDRLRRALSDPALLVLYAQALLLMGGFVTVYNYLGFRLLQAPFSLSQTVVGLLFVVYLAGTLSSSVAGRLAAHGRLRVLLGSVAVFAAGCLLTVSAQLALVVVGLVLLTAGFFAAHAVASGWVGARAEPGVRAQASALYTFAYYAGSSVVGWLAGFAFSGGGWVVVVGVVTALAAVAAVLAALGLRGRTPAGSMGA
- a CDS encoding Sir2 family NAD-dependent protein deacetylase: MIEELADLVGAGGVCVLEGAGMSTGSGIPDYRGPNGSLQRHTPMTYQQFTGSAENRRRYWGRSHVGWEHFRRALPNDAHRTVAALERAGLVTGVITQNVDGLDLAAGTREVVELHGNLDRVVCLHCGEVTDRAELADRLTAANPGFTARVEEFQALNPDGDADLTDAQLEGFATVPCRRCGQDALKADVVFFGETVPKDRVERCFDLLDASRSLLVLGSSLAVMSGYRFVLHAAKHDQPVAIVTAGPTRGDEKAAVRLDASLQDVLPDLRQRLGLRRDWP
- a CDS encoding class II aldolase/adducin family protein; translated protein: MNRPLDDLAPVRQQVADTCKALARDGLVVGTAGNVSVRVGDLVVISPSGLDYEAMTGADVGVHRMDGEPVDAPLKPSSELPLHLAVYESSAHTAVVHTHAPASTALSTLVDEVPASHYYTALFGGGIRVAPYATFGSDDLATGVADALRDRTAALMGNHGAVVVGNDLAKTLSLVAYLEYVCDVQLRAMATGLPVRTLAADEIARVAEGLAGYGQSRRSPSR
- a CDS encoding zinc-dependent alcohol dehydrogenase — translated: MRAAIFHGPGDLRMEDVPDPEPGPGEVLVDVRAAATCGTDLKSYRRGHPKLFPVLPSRFGHEFAGVVRAVGDGVTGFSPGQRVVAANTAPCGHCWACTRGRLSLCENLEFLNGAFAEQVVIPAAIVARNTYVMPDSLSFEAAAPLEPLATVVHGIDESGISLGDTVVVHGAGPIGLMFTRLATLRGASVVSVDQTPWRLEQARAAGAVETIDLSDLPDPDSRVAAIKARTPGGRGADVSIEAVGLPAVWEQAVRTLRPGGTAVLFGGTPKGAPFSVDSSAMHYEEYTLKGVFHHTPDYVRTAVELLSTGKVDGTMLVTEVRPLEALVDSLEDMAAGRGSKFILQPGMQP
- a CDS encoding xylulokinase codes for the protein MNTSPVVAVIAVDCSTTAVKALVTASDGAVLASASSPLQTRSPAPGRAEQDARSWWTALDEAVRAALQSLPDRGVVRALCISHQRESFVCLDEAGEPLAPAMLWLDGRAAEQVARDGSEHVERLCGKPADITPGLYKLAWLRDHAPDVLDRAHHVVDVQGYLVQRLTGRWVTSTASMDPLALLDVETKDYHPDLLRIAGVRRDQLPDLAPVGADLGELLPVVRQAWGLAAGTVVVAGLGDGQAAGLGVGVTEPGDAYLVMGTAVVIGAQHEEYRPSRAYRTMVSAFAGQRTLETFSSSGTFLSTWFRREFGEAGADGRPDPELEAAAAAVPVGSEGLLTLPHWNATQTPHWDALSSGAVLGWRGFHTRAHMYRSLLEGIAFELRTQLDGLEEATGRPVRSIRAIGGGMRSPLWGQILADVLGRRLHKRADGEISALGAAVVALTTLGEHPDLATASHALTSFEDVVEPLPENVQRYEALLPLYKSLYPTLRDVLHALHV